In the genome of Litorilinea aerophila, one region contains:
- a CDS encoding NAD-dependent epimerase/dehydratase family protein, whose protein sequence is MNVLILGGAGMLGPYVIPLLAPRYHLRVTDIKPPPVKFEGEFQMVDIADPDQVMRAAEGMDAIINLAVLRPHRKLAFDVNALGCYNMMQAAVAHGIRRVINTGPHFTVAGRTYELFDYAISPDIPPQPGTNLYALTKSLGLEICRVFTEQYDIYVQTYLYYNFRDPAQLELGREVRPFAVSWQNGAEVFPLGLEIPLEQLPSRCEVFYIFTDMPHQKFLNDKAKRILGWQPRRDIEALWRRSAR, encoded by the coding sequence ATGAACGTTCTGATCCTGGGCGGGGCCGGCATGCTCGGCCCCTATGTGATTCCTCTCCTGGCACCCCGCTACCACCTGCGGGTCACCGATATCAAACCGCCGCCCGTGAAATTTGAGGGCGAGTTCCAGATGGTGGACATTGCCGACCCGGACCAGGTGATGCGGGCGGCCGAGGGCATGGACGCCATCATCAACCTGGCCGTGTTGCGCCCCCATCGCAAGCTGGCCTTCGACGTGAACGCGCTGGGCTGCTACAACATGATGCAGGCCGCCGTGGCCCACGGCATCCGCCGGGTCATCAACACCGGCCCCCACTTCACCGTGGCCGGCCGCACCTATGAACTCTTCGATTATGCCATCTCGCCGGACATCCCTCCCCAGCCGGGCACCAACCTCTACGCGCTGACCAAGTCCCTGGGCCTGGAGATCTGCCGGGTCTTCACCGAGCAGTACGACATTTACGTCCAGACCTACCTCTACTACAACTTCCGGGATCCAGCGCAGTTGGAGCTGGGCCGGGAGGTCCGCCCGTTCGCGGTCTCCTGGCAGAACGGCGCCGAGGTCTTCCCCCTGGGCCTGGAGATCCCCCTGGAACAGCTCCCCTCCCGTTGTGAAGTCTTCTACATTTTTACCGACATGCCCCACCAAAAGTTTCTCAACGACAAGGCGAAGCGCATCCTGGGCTGGCAACCCCGCCGGGACATCGAGGCCCTCTGGCGGCGTTCAGCCCGCTGA
- a CDS encoding SDR family NAD(P)-dependent oxidoreductase: MKLQDRVALVTGASKGIGRAIALAFADEGAHVGITGRALDELESLRDEIVARGVRCALLPADLAEPGAVDRVHGHVVQELGPVEILVNNAGMGSSANPRPVVEYDDDFWEKLLYVNLTVPYLFCKRVLPDMLQRRHGRIINIASINGKIGSLHGAAYAASKHGLLGLTRTLAMEVVKDGITVNAICPGPVHTLVNDLRIAYDARRLGKTVEELEATLTPMGRRLEPEEVAPLAVYLASDDARAMTGQAINIDGGVLMTG; the protein is encoded by the coding sequence ATGAAATTACAAGATCGAGTCGCCCTGGTCACCGGCGCCAGCAAAGGGATCGGCCGGGCCATCGCCCTGGCTTTCGCGGACGAGGGCGCCCATGTGGGCATCACCGGCCGCGCCCTGGACGAGCTGGAATCCCTGCGGGACGAGATCGTCGCGAGGGGCGTGCGCTGTGCCCTGCTCCCGGCAGACCTGGCCGAGCCGGGCGCGGTGGACCGGGTGCATGGGCACGTGGTGCAGGAGCTGGGGCCGGTGGAGATCCTGGTCAACAATGCCGGCATGGGCAGCAGCGCCAATCCCCGGCCGGTGGTGGAGTATGACGACGACTTCTGGGAGAAGCTGCTATATGTTAACCTGACCGTTCCCTACCTCTTTTGCAAGCGGGTACTGCCAGACATGCTCCAGCGCCGCCACGGCCGCATCATCAACATCGCCTCCATCAACGGCAAGATTGGCTCCCTGCACGGCGCCGCCTACGCGGCCAGCAAGCACGGCCTCTTGGGGCTCACCCGCACCCTGGCCATGGAAGTGGTCAAAGACGGCATTACCGTCAACGCCATCTGCCCGGGGCCGGTACATACCCTGGTCAACGACCTGCGCATTGCCTACGACGCCCGGCGGCTGGGCAAAACCGTGGAGGAACTGGAAGCCACTCTGACGCCCATGGGCCGCCGCCTGGAGCCGGAAGAAGTGGCGCCCCTGGCCGTCTACCTGGCCAGCGACGACGCCCGGGCCATGACTGGCCAGGCCATCAACATCGACGGTGGGGTTCTCATGACGGGGTAG
- a CDS encoding D-cysteine desulfhydrase family protein — MSHNREETLERALATLPRVELAVRPTPLEFLPRLSAALNGPPIYIKRDDLTGLAFGGNKTRMLEFSLAHAKAQGAEVIVTGAAVQSNYCRQMAAACAKLGLELYLVLRPEREFDRVQVQGNHFLQRLFGAKVAILEDNDRAHQQAVIRATVERLRQEGKQVYWPRQADTVDLDALAYAETGLEIVRQCREQGIEPAYLYVAALDTTQAGLVLGLSYLESPIHVRGISPFQGMPERFAAMARMANQAAQRLGLEIQFTSDDFDNDDSYVGERYGIPTEAGLKAIHLLARLEGILLDPVYTGKAMAALIDHIRNGKLPPDRPVLFVHTGGAPALFAYADEVMGLTLG; from the coding sequence ATGTCCCACAACCGCGAAGAAACCCTGGAACGGGCCCTGGCCACCCTGCCCCGGGTGGAGCTGGCCGTGCGCCCCACCCCCCTGGAGTTCCTCCCCCGCCTGAGTGCCGCCCTGAACGGTCCACCCATCTACATCAAGCGGGATGACCTGACCGGCCTGGCCTTCGGTGGCAACAAGACCCGCATGTTGGAGTTCAGCCTGGCCCATGCCAAAGCCCAGGGCGCCGAAGTCATTGTCACCGGCGCGGCCGTCCAGTCCAACTACTGCCGCCAGATGGCCGCCGCCTGTGCCAAACTGGGGCTGGAGCTGTATCTGGTCCTGCGGCCGGAGCGGGAATTTGACCGCGTCCAGGTGCAGGGCAACCACTTCCTGCAGCGTCTCTTTGGCGCCAAGGTGGCCATCCTGGAGGACAACGACCGCGCCCACCAGCAGGCCGTGATCCGGGCTACGGTGGAGCGTCTGCGCCAGGAGGGCAAGCAGGTCTACTGGCCGCGCCAGGCCGACACCGTGGACCTGGATGCCCTCGCCTACGCCGAGACCGGGCTGGAAATCGTGCGCCAGTGTCGAGAGCAGGGCATCGAACCGGCCTACCTCTACGTGGCCGCGCTGGATACCACCCAGGCGGGCCTGGTGTTGGGCCTTTCCTACCTGGAGAGCCCCATCCATGTGCGGGGGATCTCCCCCTTCCAGGGGATGCCCGAGCGTTTCGCGGCCATGGCGCGGATGGCCAACCAGGCGGCCCAACGGCTGGGGCTGGAGATCCAGTTCACCTCGGACGACTTCGACAACGACGACAGCTACGTGGGCGAGCGCTATGGCATCCCCACCGAAGCGGGCCTCAAGGCCATCCACCTGCTGGCCCGGCTGGAAGGCATCCTGCTGGATCCGGTCTACACCGGCAAGGCCATGGCCGCGCTCATCGACCACATCCGCAACGGCAAGCTCCCTCCAGATCGGCCGGTGCTCTTTGTGCACACCGGCGGCGCGCCAGCCCTCTTCGCCTACGCGGACGAGGTCATGGGACTCACCCTCGGGTAG
- a CDS encoding GntR family transcriptional regulator: MRLQIETNSHLPVYAQLKEQIKFLILNGELAPGTPLPTTRQLAGFLGINRNTVHRAYQELQQEGLIRCQRGRDCEVVERPGAVAQPISARLLAIIDQAIEQAGELGVTPDDFATYVYARARQRQDVPVARRLAFVECQEPIAVAMAQAIEARLQVPVAPIVLEDLHDPSEETEARLQEAQVVATTFFHIQEVRRLLAGRGKEVVAIGVKPHLDKLIQIAQLPKGTPAALVCLSESCALDMERSLGNAGIRNLEPTLCGVDDPQRLSSALPAHGVVIASDFVAHQVQPLLQPEQRLITLDYTQLDEGAVDLLRSVLHEGTGSQTG, from the coding sequence ATGCGACTCCAAATCGAAACCAACAGCCATCTCCCCGTTTACGCGCAGCTCAAGGAACAGATCAAATTCCTGATCTTGAACGGCGAGTTGGCCCCGGGTACTCCCCTGCCCACCACCCGACAGCTGGCCGGCTTCCTGGGCATCAACCGCAACACGGTGCATCGGGCCTACCAGGAGCTTCAGCAGGAAGGGCTGATCCGATGCCAGCGTGGGCGAGACTGTGAAGTGGTGGAACGGCCGGGCGCCGTGGCCCAGCCCATCTCGGCCCGCCTCCTGGCCATCATCGACCAGGCCATCGAGCAGGCTGGCGAACTGGGCGTCACGCCCGACGACTTTGCCACCTACGTCTATGCCCGGGCCAGACAGCGTCAGGATGTACCAGTGGCCCGGCGGCTGGCCTTCGTGGAATGCCAGGAGCCCATCGCCGTGGCCATGGCCCAGGCCATCGAAGCGCGGCTTCAGGTGCCCGTAGCGCCCATCGTGCTGGAAGATTTGCACGATCCATCGGAGGAAACAGAAGCCCGACTCCAGGAAGCCCAGGTGGTGGCCACGACGTTCTTCCACATTCAGGAGGTGCGCCGGCTCCTGGCCGGGAGGGGGAAGGAGGTGGTGGCCATCGGCGTCAAGCCCCACCTGGACAAGCTGATCCAGATCGCCCAGCTCCCCAAGGGTACGCCGGCCGCCCTGGTCTGCCTGAGCGAATCGTGCGCGCTGGACATGGAACGTTCCCTGGGGAACGCGGGCATCCGGAACCTGGAGCCCACCCTCTGTGGTGTGGATGATCCCCAGAGGCTCTCCAGCGCCCTGCCGGCACATGGGGTGGTCATCGCCTCCGATTTCGTCGCCCACCAGGTCCAGCCCCTGCTGCAGCCAGAACAGCGGCTGATCACTCTGGACTATACCCAACTGGATGAGGGTGCGGTAGACCTTTTGCGCTCCGTCCTGCATGAAGGAACAGGCTCCCAAACAGGCTGA
- a CDS encoding haloacid dehalogenase type II yields MIELANIQALTFDLFGTILDLGGSLKPAIGSFLSQRAAAVDADRFWAQWRARQRLEQYQDTIMMLGHSGYLATVRRALVYTLALNGVAAAPEEVDQLMAAWQQLSPFPDVNAALERLHARFRLVVLSNGDPEFLAHLVQHRVRFPFDAVLSATHAGAFKPHPAVYRRAAHQLGLEVGQCLMVSANSFDVVGARACGFRGAFVNRYGLPYEDTDLRPDLEVADFSELADVLLR; encoded by the coding sequence ATGATTGAGCTGGCGAATATCCAGGCGTTGACTTTTGACCTCTTCGGCACCATCCTGGATCTGGGAGGCAGCCTCAAGCCCGCCATTGGCTCATTCCTCAGCCAGCGGGCAGCTGCGGTGGACGCCGACCGCTTCTGGGCGCAGTGGCGGGCGCGGCAGCGCCTGGAGCAGTATCAGGATACCATCATGATGTTGGGCCACAGCGGCTACCTGGCGACGGTGCGCCGCGCCCTGGTTTACACCCTGGCCCTCAATGGCGTGGCTGCCGCCCCAGAGGAGGTGGACCAGCTCATGGCAGCCTGGCAGCAGCTTTCGCCCTTTCCAGACGTGAACGCCGCGCTGGAACGGCTCCATGCTCGCTTCCGTTTGGTGGTGCTCTCCAACGGGGATCCCGAGTTCCTGGCGCATCTGGTGCAGCATCGGGTTCGCTTTCCCTTCGACGCCGTGCTCTCGGCCACCCATGCCGGCGCCTTCAAGCCCCACCCGGCCGTCTACCGGCGGGCCGCGCACCAGTTGGGCCTGGAGGTGGGCCAATGTCTCATGGTCTCGGCCAACTCTTTCGATGTGGTGGGGGCCCGGGCCTGTGGATTTCGGGGCGCCTTCGTCAATCGCTACGGGCTGCCCTACGAGGATACCGATCTCCGGCCCGACCTGGAGGTTGCCGATTTCTCCGAGCTGGCCGACGTCCTCCTCCGTTAA
- a CDS encoding universal stress protein codes for MFKTILMAVDGSPAVERLLVYTEHMARRSDAQVVVVHAYEVPEVYDWTESYAQLEAHFEQVANEVAADAVEALEKAGIHAVADVRRGPAAPAILEAARVHQADLIIMGSRALARSNVAEALLGSVSAAVLRNTYCPTLIVP; via the coding sequence ATGTTCAAAACCATCCTCATGGCAGTGGACGGCTCACCGGCGGTGGAGCGGCTGCTGGTCTACACCGAGCATATGGCCCGACGCAGCGACGCCCAGGTCGTGGTGGTGCACGCCTACGAGGTCCCCGAAGTCTACGACTGGACCGAAAGCTACGCCCAGTTGGAGGCGCACTTCGAACAGGTGGCCAATGAAGTGGCCGCCGATGCCGTAGAAGCCCTGGAAAAGGCAGGCATCCACGCGGTGGCGGACGTGCGTCGCGGGCCGGCGGCCCCTGCGATCCTGGAGGCGGCCCGGGTTCACCAGGCGGACCTGATCATCATGGGCAGCCGGGCCCTGGCCCGCTCCAATGTGGCGGAAGCGCTCCTGGGCAGCGTCAGCGCCGCGGTGTTGCGCAACACCTATTGCCCTACCCTCATTGTGCCGTGA
- a CDS encoding VOC family protein: protein MITRFDHAVIAVADLEAAAAQYRRLGLSVYPGGRHTGLGSHNAIVRFGLDYLELIGVYSRDEVLAAGPRRATLVEFLDAHGGGMLGYCLATDDIDGLAAHFRATGLAADGPLTMERARPDGRVLKWRLLLPGGTGWRRPWPFFIQWELPDDERLQWEQPGQHPLGVTRVAGVTVLVRDLDAARQLYGRQLGLGLAGTRDVPALAADGLRFALGDFTIDLLAPRGAGEAATRLEALGEGLFSVTLAAANLEHARELLAAQGFSLEPAPEAESCWLIVPEPSLGARLLLRVDPS from the coding sequence ATGATCACCCGATTTGACCATGCGGTGATCGCCGTGGCCGACCTGGAGGCCGCGGCGGCGCAGTACCGGCGCCTGGGCCTGTCTGTCTACCCGGGTGGGCGACACACGGGCCTGGGCAGCCACAACGCCATTGTCCGCTTTGGGCTGGACTACCTGGAGCTCATCGGCGTCTACAGCCGGGACGAGGTACTGGCCGCAGGCCCCCGGCGCGCGACCCTGGTGGAATTTCTGGATGCCCATGGCGGCGGCATGCTGGGCTATTGCCTGGCTACCGACGATATCGACGGGCTGGCCGCCCACTTCCGGGCCACCGGCCTGGCCGCGGATGGCCCCTTGACCATGGAGCGGGCGCGGCCGGACGGCCGGGTGTTGAAGTGGCGCCTGCTCCTGCCCGGCGGCACCGGCTGGCGGCGCCCCTGGCCCTTTTTCATCCAGTGGGAGCTGCCGGACGACGAACGCCTGCAGTGGGAACAGCCGGGCCAACATCCCCTGGGCGTGACCCGGGTTGCCGGGGTGACCGTGCTGGTCCGGGATCTGGATGCCGCCCGCCAGCTCTACGGCCGCCAGCTAGGCCTGGGTCTGGCCGGCACCCGCGATGTGCCGGCGCTGGCCGCAGACGGGCTTCGCTTCGCCCTGGGCGACTTCACCATCGATCTGTTGGCGCCCCGTGGGGCCGGGGAAGCAGCCACACGGTTGGAGGCTCTGGGTGAAGGCCTCTTCAGCGTTACCCTGGCCGCCGCCAATCTGGAACACGCCCGGGAGCTGCTGGCGGCCCAGGGCTTCTCCCTGGAACCGGCGCCTGAGGCAGAATCGTGCTGGCTCATCGTCCCCGAGCCCTCCCTGGGGGCTCGTCTGCTGCTGCGTGTCGATCCATCCTGA
- a CDS encoding xanthine dehydrogenase family protein molybdopterin-binding subunit, with amino-acid sequence MTDSTQQVNGHSTNGKAFKVIGTRPIRHDGVDKVTGRALYANDPHLPNTLYGKILRSPHAHARIRKIDTSKAEAYPGVHAVVTAADMAEVADKIAEMGEDAVNLRYLAANILAHDKVLYHGHAVAAVAADSPHVAEEALKLIEVDYEVLPPVLDVKEAMKEDAPILLEDLRTDELGKKGDKPTNVAAHIRHQRGDLEKGFAEADVIVEREFKTAMVHQGYIEPQASTVIYKEDGRVEVITSTQGPWQIRGQVAELLGLPVGKVVVNPTEIGGGFGGKFTAYTDVPAALLSRKAGHRPVKIALSRTEVLRATGPTSGSYIRVKMGATKDGKITAAQAELIYEAGAFPGSPVGAACGVILAPYRLENVQIDGYDVVVNKPQTGAYRAPGGTNAAFASETVIDELAEKLGIDPLEFRRRNAAVEGDRRPDGPVYARIGYLETVEAAMNHPHYKTPLEGKYRGRGVASGFWFNGGGQSCAEVNVGADGIVNLIEGSTDIGGTRTSMAMQLAETLGIPAEQVNPKVVNTESIGFTSGTGGSSVTFKTGVVAYELGKRLINQMREGLASYWDVEVDAVHFADGVFSHGDEKLTFSEAAKVLNDHVGPIVAAYGTTARGAGPGFATHIVDVEVDPETGKVTILRYTAVQDVGRAIHPAYVEGQIQGGVAQGVGWALNEEYFYDAEGHLLNSSLLDYRMPTALDLPMIDCVLVEVPNPTHPYGVRGVGEVPIVPPAAALANAIYRAVGVRMTELPMNPAKVTSAMLQLA; translated from the coding sequence ATGACCGACAGCACTCAACAGGTGAACGGCCACAGCACCAATGGCAAAGCGTTCAAAGTCATCGGCACCCGGCCGATCCGCCATGATGGCGTGGACAAGGTGACCGGCCGTGCCCTGTACGCCAACGATCCCCATCTGCCCAACACCCTCTACGGCAAGATCTTGCGCAGCCCCCACGCCCACGCCCGTATCCGCAAGATCGACACCAGCAAGGCCGAGGCCTACCCTGGCGTCCATGCCGTGGTGACTGCAGCCGACATGGCCGAGGTGGCCGACAAGATCGCCGAGATGGGCGAGGACGCGGTCAACCTGCGCTACCTGGCGGCCAACATCCTGGCCCACGACAAGGTGCTCTACCATGGCCACGCGGTCGCTGCCGTGGCCGCGGACAGCCCCCACGTGGCCGAAGAAGCCCTCAAGCTCATCGAGGTGGACTATGAGGTCCTGCCCCCGGTGTTGGACGTCAAGGAGGCCATGAAGGAGGATGCGCCCATCCTGCTGGAGGACCTGCGCACCGACGAGCTGGGCAAGAAAGGGGATAAGCCCACCAACGTGGCCGCCCACATCCGCCACCAACGGGGCGACCTGGAGAAGGGCTTCGCCGAGGCCGACGTGATCGTGGAGCGGGAATTCAAGACCGCCATGGTCCACCAGGGCTACATCGAACCCCAGGCCTCCACCGTCATCTACAAGGAGGACGGCCGGGTGGAAGTCATCACCAGCACCCAGGGCCCCTGGCAGATCCGGGGACAGGTGGCCGAGCTGCTGGGCCTTCCCGTGGGCAAGGTGGTGGTCAACCCCACCGAGATCGGCGGCGGTTTTGGTGGCAAGTTCACCGCCTACACCGACGTGCCCGCGGCCCTGCTCTCTCGCAAGGCTGGCCATCGCCCGGTCAAGATCGCCCTGAGCCGCACCGAGGTGTTGCGGGCCACCGGCCCCACCTCCGGCTCCTACATCCGGGTCAAGATGGGCGCCACCAAGGATGGTAAGATCACCGCGGCCCAGGCCGAGCTGATCTACGAGGCCGGCGCCTTCCCCGGCTCACCCGTGGGCGCGGCCTGTGGCGTGATCCTGGCCCCCTATCGCCTGGAAAATGTCCAGATCGACGGCTACGACGTGGTGGTCAACAAGCCCCAGACGGGCGCCTACCGCGCGCCGGGCGGCACCAACGCGGCCTTCGCCTCGGAGACGGTCATCGACGAGCTGGCCGAGAAGCTGGGCATCGATCCCCTGGAGTTCCGCCGACGCAACGCCGCGGTGGAAGGCGACCGCCGCCCCGACGGCCCTGTCTACGCCCGTATCGGCTACCTGGAGACGGTGGAAGCGGCCATGAACCACCCCCACTACAAGACCCCCCTGGAGGGCAAGTACCGTGGGCGGGGCGTGGCCTCTGGCTTCTGGTTCAATGGCGGCGGCCAGAGCTGCGCCGAGGTGAACGTGGGCGCGGATGGCATCGTCAACCTGATCGAGGGCTCCACCGACATCGGCGGCACCCGCACCTCCATGGCCATGCAGCTGGCCGAAACCCTGGGCATCCCCGCCGAGCAGGTGAACCCCAAGGTGGTCAACACCGAGTCCATCGGCTTCACCAGCGGCACGGGCGGCAGCAGCGTCACCTTCAAGACTGGCGTGGTGGCCTACGAGCTGGGCAAGCGCCTCATCAACCAGATGCGGGAAGGGCTGGCCTCCTACTGGGATGTGGAGGTGGATGCCGTCCACTTCGCGGATGGCGTCTTCTCCCACGGCGATGAAAAGCTCACCTTCAGCGAGGCGGCCAAGGTGTTGAACGATCACGTTGGCCCCATCGTAGCCGCCTACGGTACCACCGCCCGGGGCGCTGGCCCTGGCTTCGCCACCCACATTGTGGACGTAGAGGTGGATCCCGAGACGGGCAAGGTGACCATCCTGCGCTACACTGCGGTGCAGGACGTGGGCCGGGCCATCCATCCCGCCTACGTGGAAGGCCAGATCCAGGGTGGCGTGGCCCAGGGCGTGGGCTGGGCGTTGAACGAGGAGTACTTCTACGACGCCGAAGGCCATCTCCTCAACTCGTCCCTGCTGGACTACCGCATGCCCACCGCGCTGGACCTGCCCATGATCGACTGCGTGCTGGTGGAGGTGCCCAACCCCACCCATCCCTACGGCGTGCGGGGCGTGGGCGAGGTGCCCATCGTGCCGCCGGCCGCAGCCCTGGCCAATGCCATCTACCGGGCTGTGGGCGTGCGCATGACCGAGCTGCCCATGAACCCGGCCAAAGTCACGTCCGCCATGCTGCAGCTGGCATAG
- a CDS encoding NAD-dependent epimerase/dehydratase family protein has translation MNLLLTSASSELAQALADGLSDGHSLRLTDRTWVSTPYEFALSPLGHDASTNLLVRGMDAIIHLVEPLPDDSDTSYLDFAMRGTYNLLTAAAEEGVKRAIYLGSLDVMAGYDPDYLVTERWRPVPTPEPRVLGRHLAEYVCREFAREHRLQVAVLRIGHPVRAAEVADAPFDPLWVDMADVVQAVSLALDASLDLWTVLHIQADGPHSRFPIDEARRVLGFSPRVQFEPVS, from the coding sequence ATGAACCTGCTCCTGACTTCTGCTTCTTCAGAACTGGCCCAGGCCCTGGCCGACGGGTTGAGCGACGGCCACTCCCTCCGCCTGACCGACCGGACCTGGGTGTCCACGCCGTACGAGTTCGCCTTGAGCCCGCTGGGGCACGACGCCTCCACCAACCTGCTGGTGCGGGGCATGGATGCCATCATCCATCTGGTGGAACCCCTGCCGGATGATTCAGATACGAGCTACCTGGACTTTGCCATGCGGGGCACCTACAACCTGCTCACCGCCGCGGCGGAGGAGGGGGTGAAACGGGCGATCTACCTGGGCTCGCTGGATGTGATGGCCGGCTACGATCCGGACTATCTGGTGACCGAGCGGTGGCGGCCGGTGCCCACGCCGGAGCCCCGGGTGTTGGGTCGGCACCTGGCCGAGTATGTCTGTCGGGAGTTTGCCCGGGAGCATCGGCTGCAAGTGGCGGTCCTGCGCATCGGTCATCCTGTGCGGGCGGCGGAGGTGGCGGACGCCCCCTTCGACCCCCTGTGGGTGGACATGGCCGATGTGGTCCAGGCTGTCTCCCTGGCCCTGGACGCGTCCCTGGATCTCTGGACGGTCCTGCACATCCAGGCCGATGGTCCCCACAGCCGCTTCCCTATCGACGAGGCCCGTCGTGTCCTGGGCTTCTCGCCCCGGGTGCAGTTCGAGCCAGTGTCGTGA
- a CDS encoding peptidyl-alpha-hydroxyglycine alpha-amidating lyase family protein produces the protein MPFGAGRYTYEVIEHWAKLPEGWTWGWIPAVAVDSRDRVFVYSRSEHPLVIFDTEGNFLDSWGEGILQDAHGIFIDAEDNVYCTERNTHCVHKFDRHGRLLLTLGTPGQQGAADGDPFRLPTDLAVASTGELFVSDGYGNARVHKFSPDGRLLLSWGEWGDGPGQFALSHCVRVDRYDRVWVCDRTNCRIQIFDTEGNFLDQWTGLAHPDTIHFDPHEDVVYVAELDQQVSIYTLEGELLAQWGGRCQSERPGEFRACPHGIWTDSRGDLYVGEVQTDGRLQKFVRLDS, from the coding sequence ATGCCATTCGGTGCTGGCAGATACACCTACGAGGTAATCGAGCATTGGGCCAAATTGCCCGAAGGGTGGACCTGGGGCTGGATCCCCGCGGTGGCGGTGGATTCCCGGGACAGAGTCTTCGTCTATTCCCGTAGCGAACATCCCCTGGTGATCTTTGACACGGAGGGCAATTTTCTGGACTCCTGGGGAGAAGGCATTCTGCAGGACGCCCATGGCATTTTCATTGACGCCGAGGACAACGTCTACTGCACCGAACGCAACACCCACTGCGTCCACAAGTTCGACCGGCACGGGCGCCTCCTCCTGACCCTGGGCACCCCGGGCCAGCAGGGAGCCGCCGATGGCGACCCTTTCCGGCTGCCGACGGATCTGGCGGTAGCCTCCACCGGCGAGCTCTTTGTCTCGGATGGCTATGGCAACGCGCGTGTCCACAAGTTTTCGCCCGATGGCCGGCTGCTCCTGTCCTGGGGGGAGTGGGGGGATGGCCCCGGCCAGTTCGCCCTTTCCCATTGCGTCCGGGTCGATCGCTATGACCGGGTTTGGGTCTGTGACCGCACCAACTGCCGCATCCAGATTTTCGACACCGAGGGAAACTTCCTGGACCAGTGGACGGGCCTGGCCCATCCCGATACCATCCACTTCGACCCCCATGAGGACGTGGTCTATGTGGCCGAGCTGGATCAACAGGTGAGCATCTACACCCTGGAAGGTGAACTCCTGGCCCAGTGGGGCGGGCGATGCCAAAGTGAGCGGCCGGGCGAGTTCCGGGCCTGTCCCCACGGCATCTGGACCGATTCCCGAGGGGATCTCTACGTGGGTGAAGTCCAGACTGATGGCCGCCTGCAGAAGTTCGTTCGCCTGGACTCGTAA